In one Oryza glaberrima chromosome 2, OglaRS2, whole genome shotgun sequence genomic region, the following are encoded:
- the LOC127761064 gene encoding bZIP transcription factor RISBZ4 isoform X1: MDIEAFIHGGSGGGDADADHPLGIFSAADLSGFGFADSSTITGGIPNHIWPQSQNLNARHPAVSTTIESQSSICAAASPTSATNLNMKESQTLGGTSGSDSESESLLDIEGGPCEQSTNPLDVKRVRRMVSNRESARRSRKRKQAHLAHLESQVDQLRGENASLFKQLTDANQQFTTSVTDNRILKSDVEALRVKVKMAEDMVARGALSCGLGHLGGLSPALNPRQACRVPDVLAGLDYAGDDPFTAGLSPPEQLQMPGGEVVDAWGWDNHPNGGMSK, from the exons ATGGACATCGAGGCGTTCATCCACGGCGGAAGcgggggcggcgacgccgacgccgaccaccCGCTCGGCAtcttctccgccgccgacctctcCGGCTTCGGCTTCGCGGACTCG AGCACCATCACAGGGGGCATTCCCAATCACATATGGCCCCAGTCCCAGAACCTGAACGCACGGCATCCTGCGGTCTCCACGACAATTGAGTCGCAGTCATCAATCTGTG CAGCAGCAAGTCCCACATCAGCTACCAATCTGAACATGAAGGAGAGCCAAACTCTGGGAGGCACAAGTGGTTCGGATTCTGAAAGTGAATCGCTGTTGGATATAGAGGGTGGTCCATGCGAACAAAGCACGAACCCGTTGGACGTGAAGAGAGTGAGAAG GATGGTGTCCAATCGGGAGTCTGCTCGGCGATCGAGGAAGAGAAAGCAAGCTCACTTAGCTCATCTCGAGTCACAG GTTGACCAGCTCCGGGGCGAAAACGCATCGCTTTTCAAGCAGTTGACGGATGCCAACCAGCAATTCACAACTTCTGTCACGGACAACAGAATCCTCAAATCAGACGTTGAGGCCCTCCGGGTCAAG GTGAAGATGGCGGAGGACATGGTGGCGCGGGGGGCGCTGTCGTGCGGGCTCGGCCACCTGGGCGGGCTGTCGCCGGCGCTGAACCCCCGGCAGGCGTGCCGCGTCCCCGACGTGCTCGCCGGCCTGGACTACGCCGGCGACGACCCCTTCACGGCCGGGCTGTCCCCGCCGGAGCAGTTGCAGAtgcccggcggcgaggtggttgACGCCTGGGGCTGGGACAACCACCCCAACGGCGGCATGTCCAAGTGA
- the LOC127761064 gene encoding bZIP transcription factor RISBZ4 isoform X2, whose translation MDIEAFIHGGSGGGDADADHPLGIFSAADLSGFGFADSSTITGGIPNHIWPQSQNLNARHPAVSTTIESQSSICAASPTSATNLNMKESQTLGGTSGSDSESESLLDIEGGPCEQSTNPLDVKRVRRMVSNRESARRSRKRKQAHLAHLESQVDQLRGENASLFKQLTDANQQFTTSVTDNRILKSDVEALRVKVKMAEDMVARGALSCGLGHLGGLSPALNPRQACRVPDVLAGLDYAGDDPFTAGLSPPEQLQMPGGEVVDAWGWDNHPNGGMSK comes from the exons ATGGACATCGAGGCGTTCATCCACGGCGGAAGcgggggcggcgacgccgacgccgaccaccCGCTCGGCAtcttctccgccgccgacctctcCGGCTTCGGCTTCGCGGACTCG AGCACCATCACAGGGGGCATTCCCAATCACATATGGCCCCAGTCCCAGAACCTGAACGCACGGCATCCTGCGGTCTCCACGACAATTGAGTCGCAGTCATCAATCTGTG CAGCAAGTCCCACATCAGCTACCAATCTGAACATGAAGGAGAGCCAAACTCTGGGAGGCACAAGTGGTTCGGATTCTGAAAGTGAATCGCTGTTGGATATAGAGGGTGGTCCATGCGAACAAAGCACGAACCCGTTGGACGTGAAGAGAGTGAGAAG GATGGTGTCCAATCGGGAGTCTGCTCGGCGATCGAGGAAGAGAAAGCAAGCTCACTTAGCTCATCTCGAGTCACAG GTTGACCAGCTCCGGGGCGAAAACGCATCGCTTTTCAAGCAGTTGACGGATGCCAACCAGCAATTCACAACTTCTGTCACGGACAACAGAATCCTCAAATCAGACGTTGAGGCCCTCCGGGTCAAG GTGAAGATGGCGGAGGACATGGTGGCGCGGGGGGCGCTGTCGTGCGGGCTCGGCCACCTGGGCGGGCTGTCGCCGGCGCTGAACCCCCGGCAGGCGTGCCGCGTCCCCGACGTGCTCGCCGGCCTGGACTACGCCGGCGACGACCCCTTCACGGCCGGGCTGTCCCCGCCGGAGCAGTTGCAGAtgcccggcggcgaggtggttgACGCCTGGGGCTGGGACAACCACCCCAACGGCGGCATGTCCAAGTGA
- the LOC127761062 gene encoding protein ALTERED PHOSPHATE STARVATION RESPONSE 1-like gives MGCSSSKKVEEEAAVKTCHDRRSFVKKAIAQRNLLASSHVAYAHSLRRVSLALFYCLAEDEHLYFLQDTAASSAAPCRHRPCSPERKVLVMNWLRPDAGGVGGGAPVHPVVEVEQRWEENDVAAETVTVDGFFGADPGQLFHPSSYAPVNAMPASPPPPPPTTTWDFVSWDPFSSLHHDHQQYVSYGVEDDEERRRRSDDEDDEQMPELEEESDDAADDDDGDGDVKLQAEASPAAVERPMAEEEEEEKTVDRVKNELRVVASAEIEQQSTPGFTVYVDRPPASMAEAMRDIQGHFVKIVDTANHVSVLLEVVPYQRKVRPAAPSDGDDEEGGGEVSPEPFELFKSHKESLDRLYEWEKRLYEEVKAGERVRLSYERKCALLRSQDANGAEPSAIERTRAAMRDLRTKLDISITSVDAVSKRIAAVRDDELLPQLAQLIRGQEQCQSIHRSDLLRCFFLFFLLICLRCFRLARMWMVIADAHRVMKRTADEACALLSSSSAAAARAAAGGEGGVRGPPPPPGQARAATAAGALGAELRGWGAAMEAWAESQRGYAAALWGWARSCVADGEHMPRLLAAWAAAVEAVDVEAATRAVDALAAEAAAVATAARRRGGEEEWNEEEGKKRICVGLAAALAATAEAGGLASAAYGELVVEMEERERAREMAGRDEEQNQN, from the exons ATGGGGTGCTCGTCGTCGaagaaggtggaggaggaggcggccgtgaAGACGTGCCATGACCGGAGGAGCTTCGTGAAGAAGGCGATCGCGCAGAGGAACCTGCTCGCCTCCTCCCATGTCGCCTACGCCCACTCCCTCCGCCGCGTCTCGCTCGCCCTCTTCTACTGCCTCGCCGAGGACGAGCACCTCTACTTCCTCCAGGacacggcggcgtcgtcggcggcgccgtgccgGCACCGGCCGTGCTCGCCGGAGAGGAAGGTTCTTGTCATGAACTGGCTGAGACcagacgccggcggcgtcggcggcggcgcgccggtgcacccggtggtggaggtggagcagcgGTGGGAGGAGAATGATGTTGCCGCCGAGACCGTCACGGTGGACGGGTTCTTCGGCGCGGATCCCGGCCAGCTCTTCCACCCTTCGTCGTACGCTCCGGTGAATGCCatgccggcctcgccgccgccgccgccgccgacaacgacATGGGACTTCGTCTCTTGGGACCCTTTCTCCTCGCTCCATCACGATCACCAACAATACGTGAGCTATGGCGTTGAAGATgacgaagagaggaggaggagaagcgatgACGAAGATGACGAGCAGATGCCGGAGCTGGAAGAAGAaagcgacgacgccgccgacgacgacgacggcgacggcgatgtcaAGCTGCAGGCGGaagcttcgccggcggcggtggagcggccgatggcggaggaggaggaggaagagaagacggTGGATCGCGTGAAGAACGAGCTGAGGGTTGTGGCGAGCGCGGAGATCGAGCAGCAGAGCACGCCGGGGTTCACCGTGTACGTGGACCGGCCACCGGCGAGCATGGCGGAGGCCATGAGGGACATCCAGGGCCACTTCGTGAAGATCGTCGACACCGCCAACCACGTCTCCGTCCTCCTCGAGGTCGTCCCCTACCAGAGGAAAG TCCGACCAGCTGCTCCgagcgacggtgacgacgaggaaggcggcggcgaggtctcgCCGGAGCCATTCGAGCTCTTCAAGAGCCACAAGGAGAGCCTCGATAGGCTCTACGAGTGGGAGAAGAGGCTCTACGAGGAAGTCAAG gCAGGGGAGCGGGTGAGGCTGTCGTACGAGAGGAAGTGCGCGCTGCTGCGGAGCCAGGACGCCAATGGCGCCGAGCCGTCCGCCATCGAGAGGACCAGGGCCGCCATGAGAGACCTCCGCACCAAGCTCGACATCTCCATCACCTCCGTCGACGCCGTCTCCAAGCggatcgccgccgtccgcgacgacgagctcctcccccaGCTCGCCCAGCTCATCCGAGGGCAAGAACAATGccaatccatccatcgatctGATCTTCTGAGatgttttttcctcttttttttgttaatttgtttgaGATGTTTTAGGTTGGCGAGGATGTGGATGGTGATCGCCGATGCGCACCGGGTGATGAAGCGCACGGCGGACGAGGCGTGCGCGctcctctcgtcgtcgtcggcggcggcggcgcgcgcggctgcgggcggcgagggaggcgtcaggggcccgccgccgccgccggggcaggcgcgggcggccacggcggcgggcgcgctcGGGGCGGAGCTCCGCGGGTGGGGCGCGGCGATGGAGGCGTGGGCGGAGTCGCAGCGCGGCTACGCGGCGGCGCTCTGGGGGTGGGCCCGGAGCTGCGTCGCGGACGGCGAGCACAtgccgcgcctcctcgccgcgtgGGCCGCCGCGGTCGAGGCCGTCGACGTCGAGGCGGCCACCAGGGCCGTGGAtgccctcgccgccgaggcggccgccgtcgccacggccgcgcggcggcgcggcggcgaggaggagtggaacgaggaggaggggaagaagaggatctgcgtcggcctcgcggcggcgctggcggccacggcggaggccggcggcttGGCCTCCGCCGCGTACGGCGAGCTGGTGGTGGAGATGGAAGAGAGGGAGCGCGCGAGGGAGATGGCGGGAAGGGACGAAGAGCAAAATCAAAACTGA
- the LOC127763588 gene encoding V-type proton ATPase catalytic subunit A-like: MAFGDRITTFEDSEKESEYGYVRKVSGPVVVADGMGGAAMYELVRVGHDNLIGEIIRLEGDSATIQVYEETAGLMVNDPVLRTRKPLSVELGPGILGNIFDGIQRPLKTIAIKSGDVYIPRGVSVPALDKDALWHFKPEKLGVGDIITGGDLYAIVNENTLMQHKVALPPGAMGKISYIAPAGQYSLQDTVLELEFQGIKKEFTMLQTWPVRSPRPVMEKLAADTPLLTGQRVLDALFPSVLGGTCAIPGAFGCGKTVISQALSKYSNSQAVVYVGCGERGNEMAEVLMDFPQLTMTTEDGREESVMKRTTLVANTSNMPVAAREASIYTGITIAEYYRDMGYNVSMMADSTSRWAEALREISGRLAEMPADSGYPAYLAARLASFYERAGKVRCLGSPKRDGSVTIVGAVSPPGGDFSDPVTSATLSIVQVFWGLDKKLAQRKHFPSVNWLISYSKYSKALEPHYEREDPDFIDIRTKAREVLQREDDLNEIVQLVGKDALAESDKITLETAKLLREDYLAQNAFTPYDKYCPFYKSVWMMRNIIHFNTLATQAVERAAGADGQKITYSVIKHRMGDLFYRLVSQKFEDPAEGKEVLIAKFQKLYDDLTAGFRNLEDEAR; this comes from the exons atggcgttcGGCGACCGCATCACCACCTTCGAGGACTCCGAGAAGGAGAGCGAGTACGGCTACGTCCGCAAG GTCTCTGGACCTGTGGTTGTGGCTGATGGAATGGGAGGTGCTGCCATGTATGAACTCGTCCGTGTTGGGCACGATAATCTTATTGGAGAAATTATTCGTCTTGAGGGGGATTCAGCTACAATTCAAG TTTATGAGGAAACTGCTGGACTGATGGTTAACGACCCTGTTTTGAGAACACGAAAG CCCCTGTCGGTTGAGTTGGGACCTGGTATTCTTGGGAACATTTTTGATGGGATCCAG CGCCCTCTGAAAACTATTGCTATTAAATCTGGAGATGTGTACATTCCGCGTGGTGTCTCAGTTCCTGCCCTTGACAAAGATGCTTTGTGGCATTTTAAGCCAGAAAAACTAG GTGTTGGAGATATTATCACGGGTGGAGATCTATATGCT ATTGTCAATGAAAATACTTTGATGCAACACAAGGTTGCTCTTCCACCTGGTGCTATGGGGAAAATAAGTTACATCGCCCCAGCTGGTCAATATAGCCTGCAG GATACAGTGCTAGAATTGGAATTTCAGGGTATCAAAAAGGAATTTACCATGCTCCAG ACATGGCCTGTGCGTTCACCAAGGCCTGTTATGGAAAAACTTGCTGCAGATACACCTCTTCTTACAGGACAG CGTGTACTTGATGCATTGTTCCCCTCAGTTCTTGGAGGAACATGTGCCATTCCTGGAGCTTTTGGTTGTGGAAAGACTGTCATTAGTCAGGCACTTTCCAAG TATTCCAACTCCCAAGCTGTGGTTTATGTCGGATGTGGCGAAAGAGGAAATGAGATGGCTGAGGTTCTCATGGACTTTCCCCAATTGACAATGACGACAGAGGATGGACGTGAAGAGTCTGTGATGAAGAGAACAACACTGGTGGCTAACACATCCAACATGCCTGTCGCTGCTCGTGAAGCTTCCATTTATACAG GAATTACGATAGCTGAGTATTACCGTGACATGGGTTACAATGTCAGCATGATGGCTGATTCCACCtcacgatgggctgaggcaTTGCGTGAAATTTCTGGGCGTTTG GCTGAAATGCCTGCAGATAGTGGTTACCCTGCTTATTTGGCTGCAAGACTGGCATCTTTCTATGAACGTGCTGGTAAAGTAAGGTGTCTTGGAAGTCCAAAACGGGACGGAAGTGTTACAATTGTAGGGGCTGTCTCTCCACCTGGTGGTGATTTTTCAGATCCTGTTACCTCTGCAACCCTTAGTATTGTTCAG GTCTTCTGGGGATTAGATAAAAAGCTTGCCCAGAGGAAGCATTTCCCATCAGTGAATTGGCTCATATCTTATTCGAAATATTCTAAG GCGCTTGAGCCGCACTATGAGAGGGAAGATCCAGATTTCATTGATATTAGAACAAAGGCACGTGAGGTGTTGCAGAGGGAAGATGATCTAAATGAAATAGTGCAG CTTGTTGGTAAAGACGCACTGGCAGAATCTGACAAGATTACACTGGAGACAGCAAAACTTCTGAGAGAAGATTATTTGGCACAAAATGCATTCACCCC ATATGATAAGTATTGCCCATTCTACAAATCTGTTTGGATGATGCGCAACATTATTCATTTCAACACATTGGCAACCCAG GCGGTGGAGCGGGCAGCTGGTGCTGATGGACAGAAGATTACATACAGTGTCATAAAGCATCGCATGGGCGATCTATTCTACCGCCTAGT GTCGCAAAAATTCGAGGATCCCGCAGAGGGCAAAGAAGTTTTGATTGCGAAATTTCAGAAGCTGTACGATGACCTTACCGCCGGGTTCCGCAATCTAGAAGACGAAGCACGGTGA
- the LOC127764245 gene encoding glycosyltransferase BC10-like, translated as MKASQVWQRGSKDMTAMPPPRQRGAAKKPMWIIVLLSLVCVALIGAYAYPPRRYSACYFFASSVCTPFKDWLPTVTRRERTDEEIVSSVVMRDLLAMPMPVSKNPKIALMFLTPGSLPFEKLWEKFLQGHEGRYSIYIHASRERPVHSSSLFVGREIHSEKVVWGRISMVDAEKRLLANALEDVDNQFFVLLSDSCVPLHTFDYIYNFLMGTNVSFIDCFLDPGPHGSGRYSVEMLPEIEQRDFRKGAQWFAVTRRHALLILADHLYYNKFELYCKPAEGRNCIADEHYLPTLFNMVDPGGISNWSVTHVDWSEGKWHPRSYRAIDVTYALLKNITAIKENFRITSDDKKVVTMTPCMWNGTKRPCYLFARKFYPEALNNLLKHSSYTST; from the exons ATGAAGGCATCGCAGGTGTGGCAGCGGGGCAGCAAGGACATGACAGCCATGCCCCCTCCGCGCCAACGAGGCGCCGCCAAGAAGCCCATGTGGATAATCGTGCTGCTGTCGCTGGTGTGCGTCGCGCTCATCGGGGCCTACGCGTACCCTCCGCGCCGCTACTCCGCGTGCTACTTCTTCGCTTCGAGCGTCTGCACTCCTTTCAAGGATTGGCTCCCTACTGTGACCCGACGGGAGCGAACAGACGAAGAGATCGTCTCGTCTGTTGTTATGAGGGATCTCCTTGCAATGCCCATGCCTGTCTCGAAGAATCCAAAGATTGCCTTGATGTTCTTAACACCAGGTTCATTGCCCTTTGAGAAACTATGGGAGAAATTTCTACAG GGTCATGAGGGTCGATATTCCATTTATATCCATGCATCGCGTGAAAGACCTGTACATTCTAGTTCTTTGTTTGTTGGCCGAGAGATTCATAGTGAAAAG GTTGTATGGGGGAGGATTTCAATGGTTGATGCGGAGAAGAGGCTGCTAGCAAATGCATTGGAAGATGTTGATAATCAATTTTTCGTCTTGCTATCGGACag CTGTGTTCCACTACATACATttgattacatatataattttttgatgGGAACAAACGTCAGCTTCATTGATTG CTTCCTTGATCCTGGACCACATGGAAGCGGAAGGTATTCTGTGGAAATGCTCCCTGAAATAGAACAGAGGGACTTCAGGAAGGGTGCCCAG TGGTTTGCTGTAACACGAAGGCATGCTTTACTGATTTTAGCAGACCACCTTTACTACAATAAGTTCGAGCTGTATTGCAAG CCAGCAGAGGGACGCAACTGTATTGCTGATGAGCATTATTTGCCAACCCTCTTCAAT ATGGTAGATCCTGGTGGAATCTCTAATTGGTCAGTGACACATGTTGATTGGTCTGAAGGAAAATGGCATCCAAGGTCGTATAGAGCTATTGATGTTACCTATGCACTCTTGAAGAACATAACG GCTATCAAAGAGAACTTCCGTATTACAAGTGATGATAAG AAAGTTGTGACAATGACACCCTGTATGTGGAACGGAACAAAGAGACCATGCTACCTTtttgctagaaagttttacccAGAAGCTCTCAACAACCTACTGAAGCACTCCAGCTACACGTCCACTTGA
- the LOC127764354 gene encoding 60S ribosomal protein L27a-3-like, protein MTTRFKKNRKKRGHVSAGHGRIGKHRKHPGGRGNAGGMHHHRILFDKYHPGYFGKVGMRYFHRLSNRFHCPAVNVERLWSMVPAEAGAGAGKAPVIDVTQFGYTKVLGKGMLPPERPIVVKAKLISKVAEKKIKAAGGAVLLTA, encoded by the coding sequence atgacgACGAGGTTCAAGAAGAACCGGAAGAAGCGCGGGCACGTGTCGGCCGGGCACGGGCGGATCGGGAAGCACCGGAAGCACCCGGGAGGGCGCGGGAACGCCGGCGGGATGCACCACCACCGCATCCTGTTCGACAAGTACCACCCGGGCTACTTCGGCAAGGTCGGGATGCGCTACTTCCACAGGCTCAGCAACAGGTTCCACTGCCCCGCCGTCAACGTCGAGCGCCTCTGGTCCATGGTGCCcgccgaggccggcgccggcgccggcaaggCCCCCGTCATCGACGTCACGCAGTTCGGCTACACCAAGGTGCTCGGCAAGGGGATGCTCCCCCCAGAGAGGCCCATCGTCGTCAAGGCCAAGCTCATCTCCAAGGTCGCCGAGAAGAAGAtcaaggccgccggcggcgccgtcctcctcaccGCCTAG